The Fretibacterium sp. OH1220_COT-178 genomic interval AAGCTCCGAGAAGGAGAGGGAGGAGAACATATGACAGGCATCTTGTTGTTCGGCAGCTTCGCGTTGTTTCTAATTCTCGGGGTTCCCATCGCCCTGTCGCTGAGCGCAGCAACAATGTTCACGATCGTGGCGAGTTCAGACGTGTCGGCTTCAATCTCCACAGTTGCTCAAAGGATCTATGGAGGCTTGGAGTCCACATCTATCATGGCCATAGCTTTTTTCGTTCTGGCGGGCAATTTGATGACCAAAGGTGGAATTTCGCGTCGTATCGTGGATTTTGCGAATTCCATTATTGGTGGAGTCCGTGGAGGCATGGCACTTGCCTTAGTTTTGGCATGCGCTTTCTTTGCAGCGCTCTCTGGCTCTGCCCCGGCAACAGTAGTAGCTATCGGAGTCATGCTTTACGACGATATGGTGCGTATCGGATATCCTCCCAAACGAGTGGCAGGACTTCTGGTTATTTCAGGAGGATTGGGCCCCATCATTCCCCCCAGCATCATCATGGTGATCTACGCAACGCTCACGGGAGCATCGGTTGGAAATATGTTCCGCTCCGGAATGCTGATTGGTATTATCATCATGCTGGCGCTAATGGGCGTGGGGGCCTACTATGCCTATAAAGAATCCTGGCCCAAAGCGAGGAAGAAATATTCTATCGGCGAGTTCTGGGTCTCCGCTATTAAGGCAATCCCTGCCCTGATGCTGCCAATCATCATATTGGGCGGAATTTACAGCGGTTTTCTGACTCCCACGGAGTCAGCTGCAGTTGCGGTTGTCTGGGCATTGATCGCCGGAATGTTCATCTATGGAGAAATTCATGCATCAGATCTCGTGCCAATTCTTCTGCAATCGGCAAAGAGTTCTGCGATGATCCTTTTTATCATCGGAACCTCGACAGCCTTCTCCTGGCTTTTCACTTTTACCGGACTCTCCCGTTCGCTAGTCGCCTCCGTTTCTGCGATGAATCTCGGTCCTTCACTTTTTTGTGTCGTGGTCGCGGTTGTCTTGCTGGTGTTTGGAACCTTCATGGAGGGTATTGCCATAGCTGTGCTTCTGGTCCCCGTGCTCTGGCCAATAGCTCAGAACATGGGTATTGATATCATCCACTTTGGCATGATCGTGTGCATCTCAAACGTTATTGGAACAATGACCCCTCCCGTAGCCGTAAACATCTTCGCAGCATCTTCCGTAACGAAACTCAAGATGGGGGATATCTCCAAGGCAGGCATCCCTTTCTTTGTCGCTTACCTGATGGTTTTTGTGTCCGTGGTCTTGGTCCCCGCACTGAGCAAAATAATGGTGCGATAACACCCCACCTCGGACGATTTTAGACGCCCTCGGCAAAGAACACGCAGAGAGTCTATCATGTCGCTTCAAGCAAAGTTAAGTGTCATCCAACAGGTTTCAGAATATCTGAAGGCACATATTCAAGATGGAAGCTGGCCTGTCGGGAGTAAGATTCCGTCCGAGAATACCTTGGCCCATATCCTGGGGGCCAGTCGTGCAAGCATCCGGGTTGCCATACAGCAGTTTGTCGGCGTGGGGGTGCTTGAAAGCTGGCAGGGCAAGGGGACTTTCGTGAAGAGGGACATTTTGGATGTGTTTCCCAGCAAAGACTCTGTCCTGGCACAAAAGACCTACATGGATATCGAGAAGGTCTTAGAATTTCGCAGCTTTCTAGAACCCGAAGGATGCCGTATCGCCGCTAGGAATCCGACACCTGAATTGATACAGGCGCTGGAACGGCATTTACGGAATATGATGGATAATATCGGTAACAGGAAGGTTTTTGTAGAACA includes:
- a CDS encoding FadR/GntR family transcriptional regulator; translation: MSLQAKLSVIQQVSEYLKAHIQDGSWPVGSKIPSENTLAHILGASRASIRVAIQQFVGVGVLESWQGKGTFVKRDILDVFPSKDSVLAQKTYMDIEKVLEFRSFLEPEGCRIAARNPTPELIQALERHLRNMMDNIGNRKVFVEQDILFHKCIAQGSGNMLLEKSLSEVFNATFLFHLQMNEIFGYQDGIYYHSIILNAIRNKKTKLARKLMDEHIQQAIAHLKAQ
- a CDS encoding TRAP transporter large permease, which translates into the protein MTGILLFGSFALFLILGVPIALSLSAATMFTIVASSDVSASISTVAQRIYGGLESTSIMAIAFFVLAGNLMTKGGISRRIVDFANSIIGGVRGGMALALVLACAFFAALSGSAPATVVAIGVMLYDDMVRIGYPPKRVAGLLVISGGLGPIIPPSIIMVIYATLTGASVGNMFRSGMLIGIIIMLALMGVGAYYAYKESWPKARKKYSIGEFWVSAIKAIPALMLPIIILGGIYSGFLTPTESAAVAVVWALIAGMFIYGEIHASDLVPILLQSAKSSAMILFIIGTSTAFSWLFTFTGLSRSLVASVSAMNLGPSLFCVVVAVVLLVFGTFMEGIAIAVLLVPVLWPIAQNMGIDIIHFGMIVCISNVIGTMTPPVAVNIFAASSVTKLKMGDISKAGIPFFVAYLMVFVSVVLVPALSKIMVR